DNA from Catenulispora sp. EB89:
CCGTCGGGCCAGGCGGACTGGCCAGCTACAGCGACAATGCCGACTACACCCCCGACAGGCAGGTCGCCGAGCTCGAACTCGGCCTCAACCAGGGAGCTCACGCCGACCTGACCAACACCTACGACCCGCACACCCGCTCGCTCACCGACGCACAGGTCACCAACATCACGGTGTCCGCGACACCGCTGGACGACACCAGCTACTTCTACGACCCGGCAGGAAACCCCACCGACCAGACCGACAAACGCCTCACCGCCGGCACGGTCACCGCCGAAACCCAGTGTTTCGGTTACGACAGCCTCGACCGACTCACCCAGGCCTGGACCGCCACCGACAGTTGCGCCGCCGACCCCACCACAAACGACGGGGCCACCATCGGCGACGGCATCACCGGCAGCGCGTACTGGACCAGTTGGACCTTCGACCCCCTGGGCCAGCCCACCAAGCAGGTCAACCACGGCATCGCCGGCGCCCAGGACGCCGTTACCACCTACACCTACGGCACAACCCAACCCAACACTCTTACCGCCACCACCACGACCGGCCCAGCGGGCACATCGGCCACGAGCTACGGCGCCGACTCCGCAGGCAACACCACGACCCGCGACACATCCGCCAACGGTGATCAGAGCCTCACCTGGTCCGATGCCGGACAACTCACCTCCGTGGCCACCACGTCGGGCGCCTCCAGCTACATTTATGGCGCCAGCGGCACTCTGCTGCTCCAGAAGGATCTCGGCCGGACCACGCTCTACCTGCCGCAGGAAGAACTCCAACTCGACACCAGCACCGGCGCGATCACCGGCAACCGCTACTACGCCCTACCTGGCGGCGGCCAAGCCGTGCGCAGCGGTGCCGGCCCGAACTACAGCTTCGAGATCACCAACTCCCAGGGCACCGGGTTGCTGGTTCTCGACAGCACCCTGACCGTGCCGACCTGGCGACAGTTCACCGCCTACGGCGCGCCCCGCGGTGCCCTGTCGGCTACCTGGCCGGACAACAAGGGCTTCCTCAACGACCCCGACGATACGTCCACCGGCCTTACCAACATCGGTGCCCGATGGTACGACCCGGCCACCGGCCGATTCCTCTCCGTCGACCCGCTGTTCGAAGCCGACTCGTCGCAGGAGGAGAACGGCTACACCTACTCCGGCGACAATCCCATAGCCAAGAGCGACCCCACCGGCCTGCGTCCCGCCGACTGCTACGGTGCCTGCGAAACGTCCTACCTCAACGGCCTGCACTCGAACGGCGGCTACCGCGGCATGGGCGAAAGCGGCTACTCGGCCGGCTACCCGGGCTACTATTTCGGCGGCATCGTGAACAACTACCGCACCTGCGTGCTGTGCTTCGCACTAGTGGCACCTGCGCCGCCACCGCCCGCCGCGAAGGCCAATACCGGCTACCTGGAGGAGAATCCCGTCCTCTGCGGCAGGGTCGGCGGCGCGTACTGCGATCTGGTGCCGGTGAAGCCGATGAGCCTGCTGCCGAAGTTCGTGACGTCGAAGAACCTGCTGAATTTCGCCAAGCGTGCGACGCACGACATCTCGCAGTGGGATGGATACATCTCCACTGTCACAGCATTGATAGCAGGAGGCTGCATAGTCGTCGGCCCTGAGTGCAGTGCGGCGTTCGGGGAGGTATCCGGTAGCGCAGCACTCGACGGATCTCTGGCAGACCTGGCCAACCAAGGGCTCAACGGGCATTTCGACACTACCAGTACGGCATCCGACGTCGCCGGACTCCTCACGTTGGGTCTTAGTCGCACTGTGCCGGAGATAGCGGAGGAGTCCGAGCGGATGACTGTCGACGAAAGTATCGACAGGTATGCTGCCAAAATGGCGGATTTCACCGTTAATGTCGTTGTTTCGGGATCGATCGGGATCGCGCAGAGCATATACAGCATCAAGAACGACTGGTACGCGTTCTGATCCAGGGCCCGATTCCAATCCAAGTGTGTCACGAGCATGGATCGAAGCTGATGTGAACCGCCTCCCGGATTCAAAGCCCTGAGGCGTCGGTTCGGACCACAGGCTTCTGTTGCCTCAGGTCGTCATGGAGCGGCCGGCCAAGGGCTGGCCGCTCCACTCGTGCCCAGATCTGATCCGTTGCTTCCCGGCCGTTGTCAGGCCTTTGTTGTCAGGCGTCTGGGCACCGACCCCTGACAACCCTCCGGCAGTACAACGGGCCGAGTGACCTGTACCCGCGGGTCCGACCAACGGAGGAAACCATGGGGAAGCAAGATCGACGCCGCGGTATAGTTGCGTGCGATGGCCCGACAGCGGTCCCGATCGACACGACCACGCACCGTTCGCGGACGCCTCGGGGGCAGGGGAAGGCCGCATGACCGAGGCCACCGGCGTCCTGCTCGTCGACGAGCAGGACCTGATCCGAGCCGGTCTGGCCGCGCTTATCGACGCCGCGCCCGGACTGCGGGCGGTCGGACAAGCCTCGACCGGACAGGAAGCGGTGGCCCAGGCCGCCGCCCTCCATCCGGATGTTGTCCTGATGGATATCCATATGCCCGGCGTCGACGGCGCCGTCGCCACGGAACTGATTCTGACCGCCGCCGCCTCCAGGGGAGAGCGCTCCAGGGTCCTTATTCTCACCGCGTCCGACATGGACGAGTACGTCCGAGCCGCGCTCGGTGCCGGCGCATCCGGTTTCCTGCACAAACAGACCCACCCCGACCGGCTGCTCGCCGCTATCCGCGCCGTCGCCTCGGGCGACAAGGTGTTCTCCCCGGCTGTCGCCGGACGACTGGTCGAGGCTTACATCGGCCGACCGGTATCCGCTCGCCGAGCGTCCGCCGCCCTGGCCGCGTTGACACCCCGGGAGCTGGATGTCCTTCGGCACGTCGGCCGTGGCGCGACCAACACCGAAATCGCCGAGTACTTCATGATCAGCGAGTCCACCGTCAAGACTCATCTGAGCCGCACGCTGGCCAAACTCGGAGTCACGACAAGGGCTCAAGCCGTGGTGGTCGCCTACGAGACCGGCCTGATCGCTCCTGGGCCTGAGGCAGTCGACCAGCGCGCTCATGTGCCTGCCGATCGGGAGGACTCCCAGATCTCTGGCGACTGCGATGGCGCACACGGTAGCCATGGCCGTTCTGACGGTGTTGACCGCAGCCGTCTTCACGGAGGGCAGCGACTGGGCCGCGCTCGTGCGGTGTGAACGCGATCCAACGCCTCGTCCGGCTAGTCAGCGCGCATCAACAGCGTCGCCACGTGCGGGTGAGCGATCTGCCGACGGGCAGCTTCAACCAGGCCCGGCGTGCCTCGACCAGTTCGGTGACCGCGGTGGTTACGCGGCCCCGGTCGATGGTCGCGTCCACGGGGGGACGGCGGCGAGCGTCGAGCAGGACTGCCAAGGCCGGCACGTCGGGGAGTCGATCCGGAGGGGACCACCCCCGCGCCGTCGCCTCGTCGAGTACGGCGGCGACCTTGGTCACCAGGTCCTCATTCCAACCAGTGTATCCCTTGGTCAACTCCCGATTGTGCGACCGTGGGCGCCGCCGCGGGCCGTTGCGGGTGACGTCGATGTTCGCGAACTCGGCGCCACGCCACACCCTCCCCCAGAATCCCTGATGGCAATCGAGCGCCGCCTCGACAATCAGGTGCTCGAGATCGTGAGGCACGCCGCCCTTGGTCGTGGCCGTCGTCTCGATCATGGCTGCGTCAGCGCGCCGAGCACGGGCCAGGCACGCGCGGTCTGAAACATTGACGAATTCGACTGTGAGTGGAGTCTTCACGCGGACTCCTTTCATGCAACGCCGGTGACGAGACACCTTGCTCCACCCGCGACATTACCGCCGACGCCACGACCGCTGGTCATCGTTTTTCCGTCAAGGCTGTGGGGTCAGCCGACGGTGAGTGCGGCGGGTTGGTCGCAGTCGATGAGGCCAGGTGTCGCCTCTGTGATCACCAGTGGGTTGTTCCGCACGGACAGCAGCCCGCGGGTGATGACCCGGGCACCAGCCTGCGCGTAGACGTGCGGCGTGTGTGCCGGGGTGTAGTCCGCGGAGCTGCCGCCAGCGGACCGGTCGGCGCCGTCGCAGAACGCGGTCCCGATGATGGCGGTCTGGCCGCCGTTGACGGTGATGTAGCCCTTGTGCCTGGTCGCGCCGTCGTCGGTGGCGGCCGGGTCGACCATGCAGCCGTGCAGCCGGCCGCCCATGATCGTGCTGCTGCCACCGTTGATCTGGATCAGCGAGCCATGACACACGGCGGCCTGGCCGTTCTGGGACGCCGAGTCCAGGATCAGGTTGCGGAACTGGGTCATCGAGCCGGCGTCGTAGCGGATCGCGCATCCGGCGCCGGTCGGGGTGACGTAGAGGTCTGAGACTATCGTGGCGGTCATGTCCGTCAGCCAGAACATCGGTACGCCGCTGAGGGATTGTGAGTCCAGGAAACCGTGGCCGCCGAGGATGAAGGAGTCGGCACCGCCGATCTTGAATGCCGTGTTCTTACAGTTCTGGACGTGGAACTCCTTGAGCGTGACGCCTTCCCAGTTCACGCCGAGCATGACCGATTCGAAGTTCTTCCAGCCGCACTTCTCGAACGTGGACATGGCCAGTGCCGGGTAGACCTGGCCGGTCGGGGTGCGGGCCAGGAAGTCGCTGCCGCCGCTCTGGTTGCCTTCGAATTGGATGCCGCTGATCCGCATCGAGGTGAAGTTGCCGGTGCTCGGCCAGGTGAACAGCGGTCCGCTGCCGTGTTTGTAGACGCGGCAGTAGACGCTGTCCCAGCTCGACGTCGACTCGAATTCGCGCTCCACGCCGAACGCGAACAGGGACAGTCCTTTGTAAGCGGTGTAGGTATTGGACAGTTCGTATTCCTGGGCGTCCAGGATAAGGGTGGGTTTGTAGGTCTGGGCGGCTGCGTAGCCGAACGCGGCGGCGAAGGTCTGGTCGTCGGTGAAGCCGGCCTGCCGGAAGGACTCGACCGGCACGCCGTTGCCGATCGGGCTCGGAGCGGTCGCAGCGGCGGCATCGGTGCCGTCGAGCACGGTGGTAGCGGTCGCGCCGGCTGCTGTGGCGGCGCCGAGCAAGGTCCGTCGACGGATCGGTTCGGCCATGGCGTCCCTCGCTGTTTCAGGAGTTGGGGTAGATCTTGAAGACGACGCGGTCGCCTGCGGTGGTCGCGATTTCGTTGAGGCCCCACAGTTCGCCGGTCTTCGGCCAGTAGGACAGGCTCTCAAGCAGGGGTGGTGCCTCGGTCAGAACGTGCGGTGCCTGGTCCGGCAGTGCCTTGTGGATGCATCCGGGGCTGTCGGAGGTGGCGCCGGGGCAGAAGCCGGCGAGGTAGAAGGCGGTGCCGTCGGTCGCGGCACCCTGCATGTGCCAGATCGGGGACCGGAACGCTTCGGTGGCCTGCGTGTGTGTGCCGTCGTTGGTCAGCGGCAGCCCGGTCGCGGGGTCCAGTGGCCAGCGGATCACCCGGCC
Protein-coding regions in this window:
- a CDS encoding response regulator → MTEATGVLLVDEQDLIRAGLAALIDAAPGLRAVGQASTGQEAVAQAAALHPDVVLMDIHMPGVDGAVATELILTAAASRGERSRVLILTASDMDEYVRAALGAGASGFLHKQTHPDRLLAAIRAVASGDKVFSPAVAGRLVEAYIGRPVSARRASAALAALTPRELDVLRHVGRGATNTEIAEYFMISESTVKTHLSRTLAKLGVTTRAQAVVVAYETGLIAPGPEAVDQRAHVPADREDSQISGDCDGAHGSHGRSDGVDRSRLHGGQRLGRARAV